CCGCGTACGACGCGGCTGGCGGGTCTGCTGAAGGTGCTCGCCGCGGCGGGCGGCCGACCGGAGCAGTAGCCTGCCGCGGCCCCCCGCCCCGAGGTCCGGGGGCGGGAGGCCGCGGTGCCGACACGCCTGGGGGCGCGCCGGCTGGGCCAGGCCGTACAGGCAGGTCAGGCGGGGGTCAGACCGGGCCGGGCGGTCTCGTCCTCGTCCTCGTCGCGGACATCGTCGAACTCGTCGGCGTCGTCGTCGAAGACGGAGCTGACGTCGAACCGGTGCAGCACGTCCTGCGGGTCGATCTGCCCGAAGGGCGAGCCCAGCCACTCCCCTGGTTCCGCCATGTCCTCCGAGGCGGCGATCCAGAGGGTGGAGTCGCCCTCCTCCAGCCCGAAGTCCTTGGAACGTGAGGCGATTTCGTCGGGTTCGTACTCACCGAAGAGGACGCCGAGGGCGTCGGCGGTGCCGCCGTCGTGGACGAGGTCGGCGTCCCGGTCGTGTGCGGCGACCCGTTCGGCCTGCGCGATCAGGCGCGCCGGTTCGACGACGGCGTAGTCGCGGCGGATGAGCACGCTGAAGGCGGCGGGTTCGGCGGGGCCGGTGTACGGGACGCCGTCCTCGGGCGTCGGGATCTCGAAGGGAGTGACCTCGTCGTAGCGGTCGTAGAGGAGTTCGTCGTACTCCTCGGCGGCGGCGGCGAGCTCGTTGAAGGCGGCGTAGACGTCCGGATCCTCGTCCCCGATCCTGCGCTCGACCGCGGCGAGGTGGCGGTCGAGCGCGGCCTTGACCGCCTCGGCGGCGGCGCGGACCTCGGCAACAGTGGGCAGAGCGGCATCAGACATAGAGCAGACGCTATCCGTAGCAGGGCTCTGCCCGCACAATAGATGCGATGCCGGAATACGAATTTGTCGACGTGTACGTGCCCCGCGGGGTCCCTCGCAAGGAGGCGACCCGCCTGCTGACCGACCATGCCGAGTACGGGAACTGGGAGATCGACCGGTTGAGTCTGCACCGGGACGGCAGCCGCCGCGTGCGGCTGCGCCGCCGGATCATCCGCCAGGTCCGCGCGACCTGGTGAACGCGGGCCCCGGGGGCGGGGCCCGCGTCGTGAGCAGCCGTCAGGCGGCGTTCCTGGCACGCCGGTAGAGCACGGTGCCGGCGAG
This DNA window, taken from Streptomyces sp. TN58, encodes the following:
- a CDS encoding DUF5703 family protein translates to MPEYEFVDVYVPRGVPRKEATRLLTDHAEYGNWEIDRLSLHRDGSRRVRLRRRIIRQVRATW